CTTCAGCTGGTGCGGCGGTCCGTGAGGCCggggggtggggctggagggCCCAGCGGGTCCCGGGGCGGAGGAGGTCCGAGGGCCAAGGGTGGGCGAGGGGGGAGTCGGAGGGCCCGGTGCCGGCGGGGGCCGGGTGCCGGGCACAGCCGGGTCAGTGGAGGGGTGCAGGTCCGGTAAACGCGGAGGCGGGCGCTGTACGTAGCACATCTTGCCGTTGATGCGCTTTACGATGTAGTCGTCGACGAACAAATCTGCGATGACGCAGTACCTCGGCGACTGCAGGTGCGGCGGCGGCTGGAAGCAAGGCGCCAGCTTGAGGAAGCGCTGggccagagagacggacagcTCCATGGTGGCACTGTGCTCCATGGAGGCCGGGGGTACCACTGTGCTTGGCAGCTGGCACACGCTCGTCATGGGCTGGTACACATATTTACCTGAATGAGAGGAAGGATCACATATAAACATGACTGTTGAATGCCCCTCCATGTGTGACCCTGCAGCGTTGAGAAGACGTCAGCGCTCATAAGGTTTTCTCTGTATGGCAAAGCTCATGGAAACACAGATATCTAGAAACACAGCCTCTTGAAACACAGTCCTCTAGAGACACAGTCATCTAAAACGCTGTCATCTAGAAACACAGTCATCTAGAAAAACAGTAATCTTAAATCTAACCTACAGCAACTTTAACGCCTTATGGGTGAAACTTTAATATATAATTGTTATTAAAAACACTTCAGCTTTTTCTTGAGGCAAAGAAGTCCTTTGAATGAATCATGTCTacgtaaaaaatataattataataatatatactcAGCCaatgttaaccctaaccctaacccaatgcTATGAATTATTAGTTGAGTTCAGGTAAATCTTTAATTGTCAGGGATTGGGGGAGTTGCTTCCGCTATTTCTAAGGGTTAGagttcaccctaaccctaaccctaacccacaaaGAGACAAGAGGGTAAGCCCTAACCCTACTGTGTGATTGGGTACCTGTAACAGAATAGCGGCTCCGTTATCCCTATAAATAAGGGGATGGTTGATCCGTTCTATTTGACGTAAGCAATGTATGCTTTACAATTAGTTTGACCCACATCAGTCATATACCTACCCCCTAAGATAGTATAAGGGTAGTATAATCAAAGAAATGTGTTTGGAGTGTAAAACTGACAATCTAACCACAACTAGACTAGAGGGTAAGCCCTTACCCTAACCACAACTAGACCAGAGAGTTAAAGCTAACTCATTCTGGGAAAGACTGGtaggagagggttagggttagggctaaccctaaccctaaccctctcctaCCAGTCTTTCCCAGAATGAGTTAGCTTTACACTTCAAACACATTACTTCTCCGCAACATTTCCAAACTCCGTCCCATTCTCTCCCGAAAAACTAGTTcatgcctttatctcctccagacTGGACTACTGTAACGCCCTACTCATCGGGATCCCTAGCAAGAGCCTgcagaggctccaatacatacaaaactctgcagctaggatcctgatgagagtgGGCAAGCATGAGCACAATACCCCCATCCTCCACTCACTCCACTGGCTTCCCGTTTCCACCAGGATTTAGTACAAGGTTTCCCTCCTCACTCACCAATGTATCCATTGCCatgcccccccctacctcaaAGAAATTCTCAACCAACATAACAAAACACactccctccactcccctcactctaACCGCCTCCACATACCCAGAACCAAACTTAGGACCATGGGAAATATGGCCTTCAGTGCTGCCGCCCCACGCCTGTGGAATGCCCTCCCTGACACCTTGAGGGCACCACAATCCACTGATTGTTTTAAAAAAGGCCTTAAACGGTTTATTTTTAAGACCTTTGGCTCCCACtcttttagttttattttaaaaataaatatagatttattttttaacaacacTGCTTTTAACATGTAGCCCTTTGAGATCTTCGGATGAAAAGGACACTATAAATGaaatctattattatttattattattaaccctGACCACAACGAGGCCAGAGTCCCTCAAGACGAGGAGAGACTCAAATTCCCTGTTGTGGAAACAGAAACCTTTAAGCTATAAATGCCGAATGACATCacagagttagggttagctacaCTCAAAGATATGTGCTCATGTAGGGCTTGAAATAAAAGCTAACCAAAACGGTGACAAAGTATTTCATCACTGTGtattttgttgtctttttattCTATGGCCTACACTGTCTGATTACAATATACGAGGCCCCCAGCACGAGGCCGCACCATGGGCCCCCACCATGGGGCCGCACTATGGGCCCCCACCATGGGCCCCCACCATGGGGCCGCACCATGGGCCCCCACCATGGGCCCCCACCACGGGGCCGCACCATGGGCCCCCACCACGGGGCCGCACCATTGGCCCCCACCATGGGGCCGCACTATGGGCCCCCACCATGGGCCCCCACCATGGGGCCGCACCATGGGCCCCCACCATGGGGCCCCCACCATGGGGCCCAAACCACAGGCCCTCACCAGTGGCcaccaaggggggggggatcacgGGGCTTTGTTGAACACTCAGGAAAGTTTACAGCAGAAAACGATCCATTATTTTACTCTGAAGCCAACGAATGTTCCAGTTCTATTTGTGTAGTTTCATTAAAAAGCGTAACCCGTAGTAGTTAAAATAACGACATAAATTATGAATCTTTCAGTAAATCATTTTTTGCTTTTAGGTATGCATACGATAGTCCCAGAGAAGTAGGCTAGCCATGGTGTAAATCATAAGGACCCCTCATGTTTGAGAGGACATCCACTCACAGTGGCACCAGCCCAGGTGGCAGCACCAGTGCAGCTTGAAGCACTTTCCGTGACGGACGGAGAGTCCGTCGCACGGCAGAAAGTCCGGTCTGCCGGCGCAGCTCCTGGCCGACGCCTGCGCCTCGTCCAGCTTCTCTGTCCTGAGGCTCTTCGCTGCTCCCGAGGCGGCCATGCCAACATCCCTTAATCACCGAGGAGGAGCCCACCGAGGAGGGACCTCGCCGAGGAGGACCTCGCCGAGGAGGGCCTCACCGAGGAGGACCTATCCGAGTAATATCTGACCTGAGCCAGCCGTCAGGATCAGTCCGGCATCACCAGCCCGTGCGTCAAGTCCTCCTGTTCCCCTTCTAAAGAGCAGGCCTGCTGCGTGGCACTTTGCGTAGACTAAACTGATGCCATTTGAGATCAATCTCTAAAGCCACGAAGCCTCCGAGGAACAATAGAACCAGGATAAAGATAAAGACAAAATATCAAAGTCCTGCTGACATGTTCATACGAGCAGAAAGCAGCTTCTGATCCGTGTGGTCCGTGTGATCTAAGCTGGTCCGAGCTGGTCCGAGCCGGGCGACGCGATCCTCCAGCATCTCTCAGCCTCAGCAGCCAAACGGGAGGAGCCCGCGTGCCTGGTGTTAGCGCTGCCGTGCGCGCTGCCGCGTTGCGTTGCGTGCGACGATGCGCGCTTCACAGACACTGTGTTCTGTCAGCATTTCCACTGTTTTCAAATGTTTATGCGATGTGCAATGAGATGTAGCCTGTCACTCATTATACCAGCGGAAATGACGTGTATagtcttgcccccccccccccccccccacacacacacacacacacacacacacacacacacacactcacacacattggaAAATGATTTTAAAAAATCATAAATTAAATCTAATAATCTGGGTGACATGCTAACGTGTGGCTGAGGGGGCGCCCTAGGATAATCATGTTTAATAAACATGTTTCATTTCGCTTGTTGTTCTAATTCTACGATTAGTGGGAATTAAGGGCGCCAcgagagggcgcccccaacacaaacTAGTCGCCCAAGGCAATCGCTGGCCCTGATGATGAGCATTGAGTGAATGACAGAAGCAGCCACTGAGCAGCACACCGAAGAGCATCGTAACGTTACGCCTGATTGGTTGTTCATTTATCTCTATAAATGTATTAAGGACCCCACAGCTGCAACGGACTTTCTGTTGGCAGGAGATTGATAATATATGCatacatgaatatatgaatatatacagTAATGTAACCCATTTCCTGTTAGGGAGTCTTATTCTGAAGGGGCAGAAAGGAAGTGCCTGCGTGTAGCGTCAGTGTGGCTGTTTTGATTCTAAGCAGGGAGCGCTAAGGAAAGTGGATCGTTCCGTTCCGTGAATGGAGTTTTCCGTTTCTTTCTTTGTATATTACCAAAGTATAGGCGACAATAAAACCCTCggctatattatatatatatatatatatatatatatatatatatatatatatatatatatatatatatatatatatatatatatatatatatatatatatatgtatatgtatatatatatatatgtatatatatatgtatatatatatatatatatatttatatatatatatttatatatatatatatatatatatatgtatatatatatatatatatatatatgtatatatatatatatatatatatatatatatatatatgtatatatatatatatatatatatatatatatatatatgtatatatatatatatatatttatatatatatatatttatatatatatatatatatataaatggagTTGCTCTGATGGGCCCGAACCCACCTCCAGTTTCCATCCTCTGACTCAGTAGTGTTACGCGCATGCGCGCAAATGGCACTAGGGACGGGGGGGATGTGACCCCCTCAGATTCATAGTGACCCCCCCACTGTCCCTACAAAAGGCGACAAACATCGCAGGTAAAACGGAGGCTTCCTCCTCTTGAAATATCACTGGAACATGTTTTACAATCTGCGTATGCTGATCTTCCTCCGAGACAGTGAAATACTCCCACACGATCGACATTTTGCGCCAACGGTGAAGAGTGTGACATTTCAGTCACGCTCTTCACCGTTGGCTTAGATTGGCTGAAATGTCACGCTCTTCACCGTTGGCTTAGAAACCGGCACTCTTTGTTCCCGCCTTCCGGTTTAAATGCCGACCTTGACCTTggaatttcatgcacacatacctatgaaacactcttacattCACTATTGAAACGCTCTCACCGTCACTACTGGAATTACTGGTATGAATACTGCATGTGAAACGCTTGCAAATCCTCATGTaagagcatacatacatataactgaaaaacgtattcatacatttgaaacatttatacaaatatgtgcttgcatgagtgtttcagatagatacgtataaatgtttcatttgcatgaatgtaagcatttcatatgtatgtgtatatgccacagacaggtatgtatgtatgcgtgtgtgtttctcatatgtatgtgtaagtgtttcagaagagtatgtatgtatgtgtgagtgtttcagtagtgagtgtgtgagcgtttcagtagtgagtgtaagagtgtttcataggtatgtgtgtgagagtgtctcaattagttatgtcctaaacggcccctcatagtaaaaagacacaccgtgtgaggttatttttttggccatagtttccatatgttaaagacgtgtctagttcaccgtcatgcaggctgtgttcagtaaaataaatagccaTCTGTTGTCGGTGCATGTAGgtctatctgcctaagcccacgttgaaataattttgatgttgaatgttgatggcgcagttgttgaaataaacattgATTTCATGCAAATCATTAAAGCCCCTCCCTGTGTCAGAATTTCacaatcggtgcatccctaattccAACATTAAAATAACTGGAAAACTCACTCCTTACTCCCATTACAAATGATGCAGCAGTTCGCAAATATCCTGAACTGAAAGAGGAAGACTTGAGAGTCCAACTGGCCATGTTTAAAACAAGTACAAGGTCAACACAACTGCAGATGCTGTGCATGCTTTGAAAGAAATGCCCCCTTGAGTCCGTGGCCTGTTTGATCAGGTAGAGACACTAGTGAGATTGTTGATGGTGGTGCTTGCCCATATCATCTGCGAGGCAGAGCGCAGTTTTAGTGGGTTACGCAGATTGAAGACATGGTTGCGATCAACCATGACGCAAAAAAGACTCAATGGCATTGCTGTGTGCCTTGTACACCAAGAGAGGCTTGACAGACTGGACACACAATAAATTGCCCAGCAGAATGTTCAGGGtaatgaaaggaggagagatgtCTTTGGGTCATTCAGTGAGTCTGCTTAGACAGTAAATTTGTTTGGCTTTTTGTTCATTTATgtaaatatgttgttgtttaggctacacttctgagtgTATACACaaattttttaataaaacatattttgcatAAGGCATGTAGTTTCTGTGGGTGATTGGCATTCCAGACAAATAACAGTTTGATCATAGGCCTATATTGCTAGTGTTGATCAAGTAGGCCTTTGTTTAACAATGTTCACTGTTGTTTATCCATGATTTCAAATAAGAATTCTCCAATGGCTTTTTAGTGCAAACCATTGGCCCATAGGCTATTACAAAAGTAACTACTTGAGCACTAGTTAAAGCCCaaattacacaaaaataacTTATTGAGTTGAAATCATTTGCTGACAGCTTTGTCCCCCCCAGTTCAAAAGTCCCATCTGAGCCCCTCGCCACGGTATACATTTTATATCATATTTGCCTATCTATCTTTAGGTATGCATATAAATATGCATACACATTTATGTATGGACCTCATCTAAATGTAGACTTAATTCCAATTTAATCAAATGTGTTATTGTTTGTCTTATATCAGTGTTAATCTCAACGGTGTCAGTGGTTTGGTCTGGTAGGGCTCAGAGTGGGGCTGTTTACTGACGCAGCAGAAAGATATATGTGTAGGGCTCACGGTTTGTGATGACAGCACAGTGTGTGCTGATCAGAGCATAAAGCTGTTCCATGTTCTCATATTTTCTTACCTTGGATAAACAATGTGTAAGGAAGGAGTTCAGGGGCCTGTGTGAATCTGTGAATGAACGGCCACAATGTGTTTTCGAAATCAAGAAAACCAGGCAAGCAATATTCAGAATCGTACATTGTCCTTTTATGACCTTCTAAATGTAGTGAAGACATTGTAGACCTATCCAACACAGCTTTGAAACATTAACTGGTAGTGCTACGACCGACATGATGTCTGCGCTATGGAATTAAAATCCTCACAAGCTTTCTTATCTTTTATTTAGTCTAGATTGGTGTAATGGACTCTTTGCTGGATTACAGAGCTAGACTCTTAACGAGAACACATAATTCACCACATTAACGTGTTGACTAACTGGCTGAGAGGCTCCATGTTCGGTTAGGTACGTCTGTTCGTCTATCAGCCAGCCCCCCCATCACCGTGGTTTATACTTACTCTATACAAAATGGAATACTGGGTTTTTTAAATGATTGTGATACTTCCTAACATGCCAATTATGGCACCCAATGCACTTCCTGGACGAGTGGATCCACCACTCCAATGGGGGGGCTAGGGTTATGGTgggttcctgaatcctcggacgccagccttccgagttgcacgttTGACGACACTTCTGGTCTCGGAGCATtcatagcgttcctgttcgtctttgtgattgtggcatgaaattggctagcCGTTGTTTATtcttagctacattagcctctttagcaaaccagcgtgaaaacaaacaacacaacttgaCATTGTAtcgcacgcacagcaagaccatgcaatgtaaattggtgaccggaataaagtagcaatgtaatcaagtgtgtaagagcatttaaagtCGACTTTAAAATGACCTATGtggtacaaataaaaaaataaaaaaaatctcttcacgggcgcagccattttgtagagagcgtcatcactgctctcgtaCTACTCTCAGATTTTCCAAAGATTAAGACAAAAGGGGGGCGTGCcttcgagaaatgccgcaagaaagctgggagatcttcgactttcAACTCGGAACTCTGGCgttcgaggattcaggaacacaccattaggGTTGGGTGAGTAGGtttcataaatatatggcctgtaaaGCCCGTTGAGACTGGAACTGTGATTATTACAAATATAACAGactttaaagggatacttcaccagtggagatatgaaggttatGTGAAGTAAATTATTCTATGTATTATGAATGTGCAAAACAAATttaaatcggttcatcctagcctgataAAAGGCAGAAaatgtctctctggctcaaaagtaagaaatcctcAAACTACCACAGTGCACTGCCCGCCTGTTTCTgtttggagggggaaggaccAATGCcatgttccaatatccatactatccgtacttactagcctaagtttgaatacgtagggcgttccgattcagattgggcgaaaataagtgtgaaaggacccggatggtgtacccAAAACGGTCAAATTTCGAAGTGTgcggcgatgtacactttttcgtactcaacggcagccatcttagctacgtagcggaagagggcaggGCCAGGCTGAGGCAAAGTCGgcacattttccacatagcctgcattaatagagtcattttgaagtttttatagttttcatatctttttatagctgctaggcgtaaggagttcaccgttcaaagcgggttgtttattgcgggggaggagccgcggcgggaGTCGTGATtctaatttccggttagtgcaccacggagtattcgatttcgaacaacactgacatctgaaaattagcgcacttagtgagtgcggatagtgtacttcgtttaagtgtactcatggaagtatggatatcggaacacggcaCAAGCCCCcgggaacagtgcatacttccgcaatccaccagtgctcagcggccaagcctggtattgcagctgtttaagcgggctgtggacgggtccctcgattcaaagGACCCAGAAGAATCtctgttcactccaatacaagtggggaacaggaatgtgtctccgcaaaaaatgtctggacatcaatcaaaggctcataattatctttatgccatgtcctaaaaaaatgtatgttttttcttttcaaaacgccacctcaagcgttttattagccctTCTCTccaattattttttgctggagaaggaggggtgtgcagctgaaaggagtcgtgaaacaaatgttgtttcgacctggcatccgagagggcttagttcagtgctccgttaacgtgtccgatttttagactggttcagctgctgctcaataactcacggtcctctgcttgcgatcattgtgattcaccatatattgatccatttattcaaaagattttatattattgttgatattctaattaacatttcagttgcgttggtattttgcttgtttagctaggctatgtatgacagttaacaatgttggtgtattacaattatttatgtgtgtaggccactccaacttcgttgctggttgaaatgtaaccatttatttgtacataagttattgattgcatttttcgcaaatagttagttggaaggaatctgtttcttaagcagtgtgacacttggagcttgcatgacGGAGCACAAGTTGGCACAAAGCACTCAAAACTGCAAAAAGACATTGTTCTATTGTAGACTTGTAGCCTGCATAACGGAGCACAAGGCATAGtttaatagtgcatttctttttgaaCAGAACATCCGACCAGTGACCTCTGTaatttttgtacatttaaatgtatgcccATTACTAACTGAGTTTAGCTTtatctattattacttttattttcttcccttcttTCTTAATGTTAcgtgtattttgtttttaagattaAACAAGAGAAACCCAAAAATATCTTATGGTCTCTCGTATTTATGTACGTGTTTCATGATTtctatgttttttacatgttgtgactgtctgagtttgtgatgtgggtCTATGGTCTCGTAGTtatgtacatgtttcatgtatttatgtgtttgttacatgttgtgactgtctgagtttgtgatgtgagtctttgttctatgttcccactcttggcctgcaccttaacgtggtgagtgggctttaaactaagCAAGccttttacatatttatgtttgttATTGATTGTGTCACTGTCTatcttattaatgatacaaagccttaactaaaccccttctcttctgtttgcagaaactggaaacctcagagtatattttatcttaagttaGATAATCTTTGTAgtttcctcatcagatcccagtccatcatgctcctgtacttgtctgccgtgccaccatcatgcctcatgcatcacctctcagcgccctgcccagctgcatcttattcccTTACTCCAGCTCTTTCACAAAAGTGACAAACACGCTCGACCCAAGtgtttttaatcttttattaattatacatgtAAGGTGTGCTTAAGTGGCCTGAAAGGTGCCCttcaataaaatgcattttattatttttctagaACATTATGGCTCCATCAAAAGCAAATCTACctgccatttacagttatcatttatactatcctagacatctttaatcttatttacataggcctacagtagacccgatttcctctgaatgtttaaataaaaaaatgcctTGTCCATGTCAGATCCCTGTCCATCATACTCCTGTTGTTGTCTTCCTGCACACAGATTGCCTCCTCCATCGACTGCGGCcacagccctctccctgtacaatatttcatgttgAATACATTTCAGGATCAAGTTTGAGATTCCGTTTCAGTATTACTTGTTTTTGACGTGGGCTGGCACCATCATATCTGTCTCATTTATTGCACCCAcacataataggtccatgaggaatcatttcagactcctttgcttcctaacatcttgtgagttccctgggtacaccagctgatgggtctgtgtatatattgggcatttgattctcgtttcagaaacagaaatatatttaaaaaccgGCGCTCTCCGGCTCCTCGTCTGTAAAcaggcaaggcttgttcagctgcagccgcagcagcctcctcctctatttGTATCAAATCTTCCTGGCTGTATTCTGACTCGTAGCCTACTAAAAGCCCTGAATGTCCAAATCCGACAATAGATTTTCAAAATCCACTTCGGCTGTTTACACATTGCAAATTTGTTCTCTAGCCAAGCGGGgaagaaacatggcggacattgtgtttacatcgCGTAGGTgagctcccgccccccctcattccttattggtcgGTTCACAAATTTGCGGAACCAGtggtttgtagtcctcggcccttctagcaggcaagcaaagttcACGAGAAATTAGatcagaggcctgtttcaggtagctggtttaacatactcttgagtttaatcctgcgctctgagttggttgactcagagttcagggttgaaaagaaACTCTgtgttttcggtttcagaacaggtgatcagcgttgggttaatcaactctgagtatgttcaccctgggttgagggcgtgcctgttgactataaagagccatcatcaatggatctctgataacatgatcaaacatggaccaaaagcgtagatccacttactttctcccacggaattggaaattctaatgaatgcgtatgccgagcagttacccagagagagcttggcctgaaatagctgaacaagtcaatgcgtgagtaaaataaattggtaaaataaaataaaataagaggaaagtttaatatcttccacttaatcaatatgtaaagtgtgtgtgtgtgtgtgtgtgtgtgtgtgtgtgtgtgtgtgtgtgtgtgtgtgtgtgtgtgtgtgtgtgtgtgtgtgtgtgtgtgtgtgtgtgtgtgtgtgtgtgtgtgtgtgtgtgtgtgtgtgtgttgtcaatttacgcaacccagaattgccccaagaggacttggcagcaaatgaagatgaagtacaaaaatatagttcaaacaggtaaactaatgttgaattgaaatcaaatcaattgtgctgttttgcctgctgtacctaatttaacagctatattcaacatgtgatgggcctatatttaaacagtaaatgtaagtattacatttcccagccacccccaacactgccaatatttaataggatttagatatattagaaggctacacctaggcaaaatgcattatttatttatatatatatatatatatatatatatatatatatatatatatatatatatatatatatatatatatatatatatatatatatatatatatatatatatatatatataaataatgcattttgcctaggtgtagccttctaatatatctaaatcctattaaatattggatTTAGATAtaagactatatatatatatatatatatatatatatatatatatatatatatatatatatatagtcttcaaaatagcgcttactgaatattagggtaacattttcctctatgttagcaaatcgaaaaaaagcagaggcccggaagactggagggggtccacctctgcagccctcacagaggctgaggagatggccctcagacaacagagtatgcgtcctgtggctgagggcatccctggggggagctcctctgatcccccccccccccccccaggatagaagtgcctttataagaggttggttattcaaaataattaaatatgtacacgcaacccagcatgttgcaaattagatggggcaatattctgcgGCTgcgctcaagtaataatttcactgtctaatcatcttcttccagttactgatggcgtcatcgccctacttgaaccagatgccctcaccaacctccatgcaattgtaacaattcaaaagatgcaaaaggatgctttggagatccacattttggaacataagttaaaggtgagtgaggtgcaaactgggatactgttccctgctctactgttttttcaggaaataaagaaatcctcctaaaaagtagat
The window above is part of the Gadus morhua chromosome 20, gadMor3.0, whole genome shotgun sequence genome. Proteins encoded here:
- the LOC115533658 gene encoding UPF0524 protein C3orf70 homolog A, with the translated sequence MAASGAAKSLRTEKLDEAQASARSCAGRPDFLPCDGLSVRHGKCFKLHWCCHLGWCHCKYVYQPMTSVCQLPSTVVPPASMEHSATMELSVSLAQRFLKLAPCFQPPPHLQSPRYCVIADLFVDDYIVKRINGKMCYVQRPPPRLPDLHPSTDPAVPGTRPPPAPGPPTPPSPTLGPRTSSAPGPAGPSSPTPRPHGPPHQLKGPCSSPSSSEDSGINALDVYCLESCEEDEEEDESDEDELSTDGNSSLWDRDECSLLSPSKSMIEIIEKMETTV